Proteins from a single region of Streptomyces spectabilis:
- a CDS encoding helix-turn-helix domain-containing protein, with protein MGESGGLQPEQATSIDEFVIALGQLKRRSGLTYRQLELRAAARGDVLPRSTLADVLAGKTRPRPELLAAFVRACGEEERTERWLAAWDGLAAPAATAPEEAPPSRSGPRTARTPRSRKWLLSCLAALSLVGATAWVVIASGEPEGSGRGAAASVSRSGEDRLPGGRVEIRPALAPRLCLTDGRAPGYEPLVAVQRPCADVAPQETLLEPVGEGEYRIRWYHPDHGKACLKALRGKPADGLLEPWEACEQSSRFLITPYGADGSRQFVLRVAGQGCVTVRGAGTAEGAAATMEPCRKKHGQVFVIEPAP; from the coding sequence ATGGGGGAATCAGGGGGCTTACAGCCCGAACAAGCCACATCCATCGACGAGTTCGTCATCGCCCTGGGGCAGCTCAAGCGACGCTCGGGGCTGACCTATCGGCAACTGGAGCTGCGGGCAGCCGCGCGGGGCGACGTCCTGCCCCGCAGCACCCTCGCGGACGTTCTGGCCGGGAAGACCAGGCCGCGCCCCGAGCTGTTGGCCGCGTTCGTCCGGGCGTGCGGCGAGGAAGAGCGGACGGAGCGGTGGCTCGCGGCGTGGGACGGCCTCGCCGCACCGGCCGCGACAGCCCCCGAGGAGGCTCCGCCGAGCCGCTCCGGTCCTCGTACCGCTCGTACGCCGCGGTCTCGGAAGTGGCTGCTGTCCTGCTTGGCCGCGCTGTCGCTGGTGGGCGCGACCGCCTGGGTGGTCATCGCCTCGGGCGAACCGGAGGGAAGCGGGAGGGGTGCCGCCGCGTCCGTTTCCCGGAGCGGGGAGGACCGTCTTCCCGGGGGGCGGGTGGAGATCCGCCCCGCCCTTGCACCGCGCCTCTGTCTGACCGACGGCCGCGCACCCGGGTACGAGCCCTTGGTGGCCGTGCAGCGGCCCTGTGCGGACGTGGCGCCCCAGGAGACTCTTCTTGAGCCGGTCGGCGAGGGCGAGTACCGCATTCGCTGGTACCACCCCGATCACGGCAAGGCCTGCCTCAAGGCGCTGCGGGGCAAGCCCGCCGACGGGCTCCTGGAGCCCTGGGAGGCCTGCGAGCAGAGCAGCCGGTTCCTCATCACTCCCTACGGGGCCGACGGCAGCCGCCAGTTCGTGCTGCGCGTGGCCGGGCAGGGCTGCGTCACGGTGCGGGGCGCCGGGACGGCGGAGGGTGCCGCCGCGACGATGGAGCCGTGCCGGAAGAAGCACGGGCAGGTCTTCGTCATCGAACCCGCCCCCTGA
- a CDS encoding hemolysin family protein, giving the protein MSFPMALFVTVLLLIGSGFFVAAEFALVAARRHRVEKAAAEGRRGAQAVLAGMRELSLMLAGAQLGITVCTLGLGSVSKPAISHELDPLLHRLGLPSGVSYGVSFAVAMIVVVFLHMVIGEMAPKSWAIAHPERSAMLLTPAFRTTVKAVRPLIWVLNKVSNALVRLCRVEPRDELTSVHNREQLTHLVAESQRLGLISRDDSELITRSLTEPLTPVGDLQTPAADITAVDGSAAPEDVLRIAAEHDRTRLLVRDGARVLGSVHARDALVARTRGRGTSARELARPLPELSADTTLAHAIEQLRQRRASLAVVCDDSGRLTGLVTLDDLLARYLQPNPS; this is encoded by the coding sequence ATGAGCTTCCCCATGGCGCTGTTCGTCACCGTACTGCTCCTCATCGGCAGCGGCTTCTTCGTCGCCGCCGAGTTCGCGCTCGTCGCCGCCCGCCGCCACCGCGTGGAGAAGGCAGCGGCCGAGGGCCGACGCGGCGCACAGGCCGTGCTCGCCGGCATGCGCGAGCTGTCGCTGATGCTGGCGGGCGCGCAGCTCGGCATCACCGTCTGCACCCTGGGCCTCGGCTCGGTCTCCAAACCCGCCATCTCCCACGAGCTCGACCCGCTGCTGCACCGCCTCGGCCTGCCCAGCGGGGTCAGCTACGGCGTCTCCTTCGCCGTCGCGATGATCGTCGTGGTGTTCCTGCACATGGTGATCGGCGAGATGGCGCCCAAGTCCTGGGCCATCGCCCACCCCGAGCGCTCCGCGATGCTGCTCACCCCGGCTTTCCGTACGACGGTCAAGGCCGTACGCCCGCTCATCTGGGTCCTGAACAAGGTGAGCAACGCCCTGGTGCGCCTGTGCCGGGTGGAGCCGCGCGACGAGCTGACGTCCGTGCACAACCGCGAGCAGCTCACCCACCTCGTCGCCGAGTCCCAGCGCCTCGGCCTGATCAGCCGCGACGACTCCGAGCTGATCACCCGCTCCCTCACCGAGCCGCTGACCCCGGTCGGCGACCTCCAGACCCCGGCCGCCGACATCACCGCCGTCGACGGATCGGCCGCGCCCGAGGACGTACTGCGCATCGCGGCGGAGCACGACCGCACCCGACTGCTGGTGCGCGACGGCGCCCGGGTGCTCGGCTCCGTCCACGCGCGCGACGCCCTGGTCGCCCGGACCCGGGGGCGCGGCACCAGCGCGCGGGAGCTGGCCCGGCCGCTGCCGGAGCTGTCGGCGGACACCACGCTCGCCCACGCGATCGAGCAGCTCCGCCAGCGGCGCGCCTCCCTCGCCGTGGTCTGCGACGACTCGGGCCGACTGACCGGCCTCGTCACCCTGGACGACCTCCTGGCCCGCTACTTGCAGCCGAACCCGTCCTGA
- a CDS encoding NAD(P)-binding domain-containing protein, with protein MTESTTPLPTVVIGAGPIGLAAAAHLIERGLDPLVLESGSAAGTAVREWSHVRLFSAWAELIDPAAEKLLSPTGWARPDGRTYPTGGDWVERYLEPLADALGDTVRYGTTVTGVARAGRDRIVDSGRADQPFTVHVSTADGREERVLARAVVDASGTWSSPGPLGGDGLPALGERRAADRISYRVPDLEDPAVRARYAGRRTAVVGSGASAFTALASLADLAAKEPGTHAVWILRRGMGASTFGGGEADQLPARGALGLRAKAAVDSGLASAVTGFRTEAVERDSQGRLVLVAEDGRHLEGVDEVVVLTGFRPDLSFLDEIRLGLDERLQAPVDLAPLIDPNVHSCGTVYPHGAKELSHPETDVYLVGMKSYGRAPTFLAMTGYEQTRSVAAALAGDRDAAERVELTLPETGVCGGPGLFDQPEGDTSAGGCCAAPTTVALDSPSPRET; from the coding sequence ATGACCGAGAGCACCACCCCCCTCCCCACCGTCGTCATCGGCGCCGGCCCCATCGGCCTGGCGGCCGCCGCCCATCTGATCGAGCGCGGCCTCGACCCACTGGTCCTGGAATCCGGCTCGGCCGCGGGGACCGCGGTGCGCGAGTGGTCGCATGTACGCCTCTTCTCCGCCTGGGCCGAGCTCATCGACCCGGCCGCGGAGAAGCTCCTCTCGCCCACCGGCTGGGCCCGACCCGACGGCAGGACGTATCCGACCGGCGGAGACTGGGTCGAGCGGTATCTGGAGCCGCTCGCCGACGCCCTCGGCGACACGGTCCGCTACGGCACGACCGTGACCGGCGTGGCCCGCGCCGGACGCGACCGGATCGTGGACTCCGGCCGCGCGGACCAGCCCTTCACCGTGCACGTCAGCACCGCCGACGGCCGCGAGGAGCGCGTACTCGCCCGAGCCGTCGTCGACGCCTCCGGCACCTGGAGCTCCCCCGGCCCGCTCGGCGGCGACGGGCTGCCCGCCCTCGGCGAGCGGCGGGCCGCCGACCGGATCTCCTACCGCGTCCCGGACCTCGAGGACCCCGCCGTACGCGCCCGTTACGCGGGCAGGCGCACCGCCGTGGTGGGCTCCGGGGCCTCCGCCTTCACCGCCCTCGCATCGCTGGCCGACCTCGCCGCCAAGGAGCCGGGCACGCACGCGGTGTGGATCCTGCGTCGCGGTATGGGCGCGAGCACCTTCGGCGGCGGCGAAGCCGATCAGCTCCCCGCCCGCGGAGCCCTCGGCCTGCGCGCCAAGGCCGCGGTCGACAGCGGACTCGCCTCCGCGGTGACCGGCTTCCGCACCGAGGCCGTCGAGCGTGACAGTCAGGGGCGCCTGGTGCTGGTGGCCGAGGACGGCCGCCACCTCGAAGGAGTCGACGAAGTGGTCGTCCTCACCGGCTTCCGCCCCGACCTGTCCTTCCTCGACGAGATCCGTCTCGGCCTGGACGAACGCCTCCAGGCCCCCGTGGACCTCGCCCCGCTCATCGACCCGAACGTCCACTCCTGCGGCACCGTCTACCCGCACGGCGCGAAGGAGTTGTCCCACCCGGAGACAGATGTCTATCTGGTCGGCATGAAGTCGTACGGACGCGCCCCCACCTTCCTCGCCATGACGGGCTACGAGCAGACCCGCTCCGTCGCCGCCGCCCTGGCCGGGGACCGGGACGCCGCCGAACGGGTCGAGTTGACGCTCCCCGAGACCGGGGTGTGCGGCGGGCCCGGGCTCTTCGACCAACCCGAGGGCGACACGTCGGCCGGAGGCTGCTGCGCCGCTCCCACCACAGTCGCGCTCGACTCGCCCTCGCCTCGTGAAACGTGA
- a CDS encoding ArsR/SmtB family transcription factor, giving the protein MSNSSAVVLPLVDQAVAPCCPPLTERPLDADEAERAARMFKALGDPVRLRLFSLIASHEGGEACVCDISDVGVSQPTVSHHLKKLKEAGLLTSERRGTWVYYRVAPSVLAAMGKLLTASA; this is encoded by the coding sequence ATGTCGAATTCGAGTGCGGTGGTGCTTCCGCTGGTGGACCAGGCGGTGGCGCCGTGCTGCCCGCCGCTGACCGAGCGGCCGCTCGACGCGGACGAGGCCGAGCGGGCGGCGCGGATGTTCAAGGCCCTCGGCGATCCCGTGCGGCTGCGGCTGTTCTCGCTGATCGCCTCCCACGAGGGAGGGGAGGCGTGCGTGTGCGACATCTCCGACGTCGGGGTCTCGCAGCCGACCGTCTCGCACCACCTGAAGAAGCTCAAGGAAGCGGGCCTTCTGACCTCCGAGCGGCGCGGTACGTGGGTGTACTACCGGGTCGCGCCGAGCGTGCTCGCGGCGATGGGGAAGCTGCTGACCGCTTCGGCGTAG
- a CDS encoding arsenate reductase ArsC translates to MSPTPAASVLFVCVHNAGRSQMAAGFLAHLAGDRVDVRSAGSLPADQVNPAAVEAMREVGVDIASAAPKVLTAEAVEASDYVITMGCGDACPVFPGKTYLDWALDDPAGQGLEAVRPIRDEIRSRVTALIAEIDERARP, encoded by the coding sequence ATGTCTCCCACCCCTGCCGCATCCGTGCTGTTCGTCTGCGTGCACAACGCCGGACGTTCGCAGATGGCCGCCGGATTCCTCGCTCATCTCGCGGGCGACCGCGTCGACGTCCGCTCCGCGGGCTCCCTGCCCGCCGACCAGGTCAACCCGGCCGCCGTCGAGGCCATGCGGGAAGTCGGCGTCGACATCGCCTCCGCCGCGCCCAAGGTCCTCACCGCCGAGGCCGTCGAGGCGTCCGACTACGTCATCACGATGGGCTGTGGCGACGCCTGCCCGGTCTTCCCCGGCAAGACCTACCTCGACTGGGCCCTCGACGACCCGGCGGGCCAGGGCCTCGAGGCCGTACGCCCCATCCGTGACGAGATCCGCTCCCGCGTGACCGCACTGATCGCCGAGATCGACGAACGGGCCCGCCCGTAA
- a CDS encoding hemolysin family protein, with amino-acid sequence MSAALGLLAVLVLTVGTGYFVAQEFAYVSADRLALAREAEAGDRRADRALKVLERLSFMLSGAQLGITVTGLVVGFLAEPSVSALLKPLLTGIGIPEGAVTGISVALAFALATVVQMVLGELAPKNLALAVPERLAKSLAASTLAYLKVVGPVVRIFDGAANRLLRRAGIEPVEELHHGATLEELGHLIGESHERGELPEDTAALLDRALEFSERTLGEVLVPRVDAVFVRKEAGAAEAVGLIARHGHSNYPVLGDHPDDVTGVLGVRELMRTPADRLPEATAATLARPALLLPETLELPDAVRQMRERDDEFAVVLDEHGGVAGIVTYEDIAEELVGDIADETDQVVRVAVRDGQGWLVDAGRRLDEVADATGIHLPEEDDYDTVAGLVVDRLGRFPAIGDRLAIPLPDGASVAVDVRTLDRHVPERVRLEVRPAPDAGADGRTRPEETRS; translated from the coding sequence ATGAGTGCCGCGCTCGGCCTGCTCGCCGTCCTCGTCCTGACGGTGGGCACCGGCTATTTCGTCGCCCAGGAGTTCGCCTACGTCTCCGCCGACCGGCTCGCGCTCGCCCGCGAGGCCGAAGCGGGCGACCGCCGCGCCGACCGCGCCCTGAAGGTCCTCGAACGGCTCTCCTTCATGCTGTCCGGCGCACAGCTCGGCATCACCGTGACCGGCCTCGTCGTCGGCTTCCTCGCCGAGCCGTCCGTGTCAGCGCTGCTCAAGCCGCTCCTGACCGGCATCGGCATCCCCGAAGGCGCCGTCACCGGCATCTCCGTCGCCCTCGCCTTCGCGCTCGCCACCGTCGTACAGATGGTCCTCGGCGAGCTGGCGCCGAAGAACCTCGCCCTCGCCGTGCCCGAGCGCCTCGCCAAGTCCCTCGCCGCCTCCACCCTCGCCTATCTGAAGGTCGTCGGCCCCGTGGTGCGGATCTTCGACGGTGCCGCGAACCGGCTGCTGCGCCGCGCGGGCATCGAACCCGTCGAGGAGCTGCACCACGGCGCCACCCTCGAAGAGCTCGGCCACCTCATCGGGGAGTCCCACGAGCGGGGCGAGCTGCCCGAGGACACCGCCGCGCTCCTCGACCGCGCCCTGGAGTTCTCCGAGCGCACCCTAGGCGAGGTCCTGGTGCCGCGCGTCGACGCCGTCTTCGTCCGCAAAGAGGCCGGCGCCGCCGAGGCCGTCGGCCTCATCGCCCGCCACGGCCACTCCAACTACCCGGTGCTCGGCGACCACCCCGACGACGTCACCGGCGTCCTGGGCGTGCGCGAGCTGATGCGGACCCCCGCCGACCGCCTCCCGGAGGCGACCGCCGCCACCCTCGCCCGCCCCGCCCTGCTGCTCCCGGAGACCCTCGAACTGCCCGACGCCGTACGGCAGATGCGCGAGCGCGACGACGAGTTCGCCGTCGTCCTCGACGAGCACGGCGGCGTGGCGGGCATCGTGACGTACGAGGACATCGCCGAGGAACTCGTCGGGGACATCGCCGACGAGACCGACCAGGTCGTGCGCGTGGCGGTCCGCGACGGCCAGGGATGGCTCGTGGACGCGGGCCGACGGCTCGACGAGGTCGCCGACGCCACCGGCATCCACCTGCCCGAGGAGGACGACTACGACACCGTGGCCGGGCTCGTCGTCGACCGGCTCGGCCGCTTCCCCGCCATCGGCGACCGCCTCGCCATCCCGCTGCCCGACGGCGCGAGCGTGGCCGTCGACGTCCGCACCCTGGACCGGCACGTCCCCGAGCGCGTGCGCCTGGAGGTACGGCCCGCCCCCGACGCCGGGGCCGACGGGCGGACACGCCCCGAGGAGACCCGTTCATGA
- a CDS encoding TerD family protein, producing the protein MGVSLSKGGNVSLSKEAPGLTAVLVGLGWDVRTTTGTDYDLDASALLCDDSGKVISDQHFIFYNNLTSPDGSVEHTGDNLTGEGEGDDEAVKVNLATVPATITKIVFPVSIHDAENRGQSFGQVRNAFIRVVNQADNQEIARYDLSEDASTETAMVFGELYRHGTEWKFRAVGQGYASGLRGIASDFGVNV; encoded by the coding sequence GTGGGTGTTTCCCTGTCCAAGGGTGGCAACGTTTCGCTGAGCAAGGAGGCGCCCGGCCTGACCGCCGTTCTGGTCGGCCTCGGCTGGGACGTGCGGACCACGACGGGTACCGACTACGACCTCGACGCATCGGCTCTGCTGTGCGACGACTCCGGCAAGGTGATCTCCGACCAGCACTTCATCTTCTACAACAACCTCACGAGCCCCGACGGCTCGGTCGAGCACACCGGTGACAACCTCACCGGCGAGGGCGAGGGCGACGACGAGGCCGTCAAGGTCAACCTCGCCACCGTCCCGGCCACCATCACCAAGATCGTCTTCCCGGTCTCCATCCACGACGCCGAGAACCGCGGCCAGAGCTTCGGCCAGGTCCGCAACGCCTTCATCCGCGTCGTCAACCAGGCCGACAACCAGGAGATCGCCCGCTACGACCTCTCCGAGGACGCCTCCACCGAGACCGCCATGGTCTTCGGCGAGCTCTACCGCCACGGCACCGAGTGGAAGTTCCGCGCCGTCGGCCAGGGCTACGCCTCCGGCCTGCGCGGCATCGCATCCGACTTCGGCGTCAACGTCTGA
- a CDS encoding helix-turn-helix transcriptional regulator yields MDRNTALGEFLRSRRARITPRQAGLSDDGGSRRVPGLRREEVAHLAGVSVDYYVRLERGRRLNVSETVLDALSRALRLDPVERTHLFQLAKPAAGRPRRTATRPQPVRPGLRDLLRILEHTPALVLGRRLDVLASNEMARALLTDFDALPHRERNLVRFMFCDETARSLYPHWDTHAQDIVASLRRDAGRHPHDPLLAELVGELSITDEDFRRWWADQNVYRHTHGSKHFHHPIVGPLTLNYESLTLPADPDQRLSVYTAEAGTSSEEALRLLAAWIQQPETSHGQHADH; encoded by the coding sequence ATGGACCGCAACACAGCTCTCGGTGAGTTCCTCCGCTCTCGGCGGGCACGGATCACCCCGCGTCAGGCGGGCCTGTCCGACGACGGCGGCTCTCGGCGCGTGCCGGGACTGCGCCGCGAAGAGGTCGCGCACCTGGCGGGCGTGAGCGTCGACTACTACGTACGCCTGGAACGCGGACGCCGACTGAACGTCTCCGAGACCGTACTTGACGCCCTCTCCCGCGCGCTGCGCCTCGATCCCGTCGAACGCACCCATCTGTTCCAGCTCGCCAAGCCCGCCGCAGGCAGGCCCCGCCGCACGGCGACGCGTCCGCAGCCGGTCCGCCCGGGGCTGCGCGACCTGCTCCGGATCCTCGAGCACACCCCCGCCCTTGTGCTGGGGCGGCGACTGGACGTACTCGCGTCCAACGAGATGGCACGCGCACTGCTCACGGACTTCGACGCGCTGCCGCACCGCGAGCGGAACCTGGTGCGGTTCATGTTCTGCGACGAGACCGCCCGCTCGCTCTATCCCCACTGGGACACCCACGCCCAGGACATCGTCGCCTCGCTCCGGCGCGACGCCGGACGCCATCCCCACGATCCGCTGCTTGCCGAACTCGTCGGCGAACTCTCCATCACGGATGAGGACTTCCGCCGCTGGTGGGCCGACCAGAACGTGTATCGGCACACGCACGGCAGCAAACACTTCCACCACCCCATCGTCGGCCCGCTCACCCTCAACTACGAGTCCCTCACGCTGCCCGCCGACCCGGACCAGCGGCTGAGTGTCTACACCGCCGAGGCAGGCACCAGCTCCGAAGAGGCGCTCCGGCTACTGGCCGCGTGGATACAGCAGCCCGAGACCTCACACGGGCAGCACGCGGATCACTAG